The following proteins are co-located in the Anser cygnoides isolate HZ-2024a breed goose chromosome 2, Taihu_goose_T2T_genome, whole genome shotgun sequence genome:
- the SYBU gene encoding syntabulin isoform X2, with the protein MATQHRRLSGCAKGPDAAVKVEYPKEKLTRRRGRYGSEADFSSSSSTGSVSVPEVRMSVAGNKRFSFSRNRGPYGRNSGSSSYKSAASPPALREKDLLSTLCRNQQNPLSIQQLYGASPPSSNSGSNKGSDSSPIMRRSGRYLSCGENRSIKPLNPEQYLTPLQQKEVTVRHLKTKLKESESKLKERETEIEELKTQLERMREDWIEEECCRVEAQLALKEAKKEIKQLKQVIETMKNNLADKDKGIQKYFIDINVQNKKLESLLHSMEMAHSGSLSDEYVSDSPGKPLALYVKTPESLIAEDQASEETGDNEALRSEDTEDTSNTSNESDSSRESSTTASSEASDPSSSSSVVDRETQENVSDEKLSSSEKEEESINMTAERSIQTDMPRDLNVEWFIQNIFISRDSLPSPPSSVKELSEFSSGTYTVDSGMVVDITPNSPNSAILLPSVESPHRNVDCEVENRVMKELDFTEPCDEEFWYVNTCPQTGITKKHWNSSFLVDLLAVAAPIIPTVMWAFSTQRGGVDPMYNIGSLLRGCCLVALHSLRRTPFNIKT; encoded by the exons ATGGCTACTCAACATAG AAGACTCTCAGGTTGTGCCAAGGGCCCAGATGCTGCGGTGAAAGTGGAGTATCCAAAAGAGAAGTTGACAAGACGCAGAGGAAGATATG GGAGTGAAGCTGATTTTAGCTCCTCAAGCAGCACGGGCAGTGTTTCAGTTCCTGAAGTCCGTATGTCTGTTGCTGGaaacaaaagattttctttttctcgcAA TCGTGGCCCTTATGGTCGGAATAGTGGATCGTCATCCTACAAGTCTGCAGCCAGCCCACCTGCTCTCCGTGAAAAGGACCTTTTGTCTACCCTGTGCAGAAATCAGCAGAATCCTCTTAGCATCCAACAACTTTATGGGGCTTCTCCCCCTAGCAGTAACTCAGGAAGTAACAAAGGAAGTGACAGCAGCCCAATAATGAG gcGATCAGGGAGATACCTGTCTTGTGGTGAGAACCGTAGCATTAAGCCACTAAATCCGGAACAGTATTTGACTCCTCTACAGCAGAAGGAAGTCACAGTAcgacatttaaaaacaaagctgaaggAATCTGAGAGCAAGCTTAAAGAAAG GGAGACAGAAATAGAAGAGCTGAAAACTCAGCTGGAACGCATGAGAGAAGACTGGATTGAAGAGGAGTGTTGCCGTGTGGAGGCACAGCTGGCcttaaaggaagcaaaaaaggaaattaaacaacTCAAGCAGGTTATTGAAACCATGAAGAACAACTTGGCAGATAAAGACAAAggcattcagaaatatttcatagacATAAACGTTCAAAACAAGAAACTGGAATCTTTGCTGCACAGCATGGAGATGGCTCACAGCGGCTCTCTGAGCGATGAGTATGTGTCTGACTCCCCAGGGAAGCCGTTAGCACTGTACGTCAAGACACCAGAAAGCCTCATAGCAGAGGACCAAGCTTCGGAGGAGACGGGCGATAACGAAGCATTGAGGAGTGAGGACACTGAGGACACAAGTAACACAAGTAACGAGAGCGATTCGTCTAGGGAGAGTTCAACCACTGCAAGTTCTGAAGCGAGTGATCCATCTTCCTCCAGTTCTGTTGTGGATCGAGAGacacaggaaaatgtttctgatgaaaaactgtcttcttctgagaaagaggaggaaagcatCAACATGACAGCGGAACGGTCCATTCAGACCGACATGCCACGTGACCTAAATGTGGAGTGGTTCATTCAAAATATCTTCATATCTCGAGATTCCCTTCCAAGCCCACCTTCCTCAGTGAAGGAACTGAGTGAGTTTTCTTCTGGAACCTACACTGTGGATTCTGGTATGGTGGTGGACATAACTCCGAACAGTCCAAACTCTGCCATCTTGTTGCCTTCTGTGGAGTCTCCACACAGAAACGTGGATTGTGAAGTTGAGAACCGGGTCATGAAAGAACTGGATTTTACAGAGCCATGTGATGAAGAGTTTTGGTATGTGAATACTTGCCCTCAGACAGGAATAACGAAGAAGCACTGGAACAGCAGCTTCCTTGTAGATCTCCTGGCGGTAGCAGCCCCCATCATACCCACTGTCATGTGGGCCTTCAGCACTCAGAGAGGAGGAGTAGACCCCATGTACAACATCGGATCACTGCTTCGTGGGTGCTGCCTGGTGGCCCTGCACTCACTGCGTCGTACACCCTTCAACATCAAAACCTAA